From Kangiella sp. TOML190, one genomic window encodes:
- the hppD gene encoding 4-hydroxyphenylpyruvate dioxygenase, translating into MGTDGFEFVEYSAPDAEGIQKLRDLFELLGFTRVANHKTKNVSLYRQGDINFVINGETEGYFNEFSQLHGPCACAMAWRVEDAQKAYEHAIANGAEAFDKPEHSSHPAVYGIGGSVLYFIDKWGPEGSVYDDEFDYIEGVDRFPVGMGLQTLDHLTHNVVRGGMDRWADFYEKIANFREIRYFDIQGKQTALFSKAMTGPCNKLRIPINESADEKSQIEEYLKEYKGEGIQHIALSTPDIYDTIERLRAGGMDFMPTPGAYYDMIPRRIPKHHEDVEKLRKNQILIDGSLDHEEGILLQIFTNTVIGPIFFEIIQRKGNQGFGEGNFKALFESIEQDQIDRGVI; encoded by the coding sequence ATGGGCACCGACGGCTTCGAGTTTGTTGAATATTCAGCGCCGGATGCCGAGGGTATCCAAAAATTACGCGACTTGTTTGAGTTACTAGGCTTTACTCGGGTTGCTAACCACAAAACCAAAAACGTGTCTTTGTACCGTCAAGGCGATATTAACTTTGTGATTAATGGTGAAACGGAAGGGTATTTCAACGAGTTTAGTCAATTACACGGCCCTTGTGCTTGTGCCATGGCTTGGCGGGTAGAAGATGCGCAAAAAGCTTATGAGCACGCGATTGCCAATGGTGCAGAAGCTTTTGATAAGCCAGAGCATTCTTCGCATCCTGCAGTTTACGGAATTGGCGGCTCGGTTTTGTATTTCATCGATAAATGGGGCCCTGAAGGCAGCGTTTATGATGACGAATTCGACTACATCGAAGGTGTTGATAGATTTCCTGTGGGCATGGGGTTGCAAACTCTCGATCACTTAACCCATAACGTAGTGCGTGGTGGTATGGATCGCTGGGCAGATTTTTACGAAAAGATCGCGAACTTCCGTGAAATTCGTTATTTCGATATTCAGGGTAAGCAAACGGCTTTATTCTCAAAAGCGATGACCGGTCCTTGCAACAAGTTGCGTATCCCGATCAACGAATCGGCGGATGAAAAATCGCAAATTGAAGAGTATTTGAAAGAATACAAAGGCGAGGGTATTCAACATATCGCGCTTTCCACCCCAGATATTTACGATACCATTGAACGTTTGCGCGCAGGCGGTATGGACTTTATGCCTACTCCAGGTGCTTATTACGACATGATCCCGCGCCGTATTCCAAAGCACCATGAAGACGTCGAAAAATTGCGTAAAAACCAGATTTTGATTGATGGCTCTTTGGATCACGAAGAAGGTATTTTATTGCAAATTTTCACCAACACCGTAATTGGTCCCATTTTCTTTGAGATCATTCAACGTAAAGGTAACCAAGGTTTTGGTGAGGGTAACTTCAAGGCATTATTTGAGTCGATTGAGCAAGATCAAATTGACCGTGGTGTGATTTAA
- a CDS encoding homogentisate 1,2-dioxygenase, with translation MRKWISFPHKEGTISRQAHADLPEEGIYEREAGRSGFFGPTAHFHHKRAPTAWEKWEGPLRPRAFDLNDLQKNANSPWMAQDLLFNAHCKFRIWDCNEAMPELARNGDGDELLFIHKGKGDLFCDYGHMEIRDGDYVVIPRGTMWRLEPNEPMTMLLIEATNDSYQLPDKGLVGPQAIFDPAMLDVPEINEKFKAQQDETPWTVEIKRRGQISKVHFNYSPLDAIGWHGDLSVVRINWRDIRPLMSHRYHLPPSAHTTFVASRFVICTFVPRPIESDPGALKVPFYHNNDDFDEVLFYHAGDFFSRDNIDAGMVTFHPSGFTHGPHPKAFKAGLEYAKKETDEVAVMLDTRDALEVSDAMSGVENPEYADSWKASE, from the coding sequence ATGCGTAAGTGGATTTCATTTCCGCACAAAGAAGGCACCATTTCGCGCCAAGCGCATGCCGATCTGCCTGAAGAGGGGATTTATGAGCGTGAAGCAGGCCGCAGTGGCTTTTTTGGGCCAACCGCGCATTTTCACCATAAGCGCGCGCCAACCGCTTGGGAAAAGTGGGAAGGGCCGTTAAGGCCGCGTGCTTTTGATTTGAATGATTTACAGAAAAACGCCAATTCACCTTGGATGGCGCAAGATTTATTGTTCAACGCCCACTGCAAATTCCGAATTTGGGATTGCAATGAAGCGATGCCTGAACTGGCGCGCAATGGCGATGGCGACGAATTGTTGTTTATCCATAAAGGTAAGGGCGATTTGTTCTGCGATTATGGGCATATGGAAATTCGTGATGGCGATTATGTGGTCATTCCGCGCGGTACCATGTGGCGCTTGGAGCCTAACGAGCCAATGACCATGCTGCTTATCGAGGCTACCAATGATAGTTATCAATTGCCAGATAAAGGTTTGGTGGGGCCGCAAGCCATTTTTGATCCTGCGATGTTGGATGTGCCAGAAATAAACGAAAAGTTTAAGGCGCAACAAGACGAGACTCCTTGGACAGTGGAAATTAAGCGCCGTGGCCAGATCTCGAAAGTACACTTTAACTATTCGCCGCTGGATGCGATTGGTTGGCACGGTGATTTATCGGTGGTTCGGATCAATTGGCGCGATATTCGTCCGTTAATGTCACACCGTTATCATTTGCCACCGTCGGCGCACACCACTTTTGTTGCCAGTCGTTTTGTGATTTGTACTTTCGTGCCGCGTCCGATTGAGTCGGATCCAGGTGCCTTGAAAGTCCCTTTTTATCATAACAATGATGATTTTGATGAAGTGCTTTTTTACCATGCGGGTGATTTTTTCAGCCGTGATAATATCGACGCGGGCATGGTGACTTTCCATCCGTCAGGCTTTACCCATGGGCCGCATCCAAAAGCCTTTAAGGCTGGTTTGGAGTACGCCAAAAAAGAAACCGACGAAGTGGCGGTGATGCTCGATACGCGTGATGCGTTAGAAGTTTCTGATGCCATGAGTGGGGTGGAAAATCCCGAATATGCTGATAGCTGGAAAGCGTCAGAATAA
- a CDS encoding fumarylacetoacetate hydrolase family protein: MKLATLKDGSRDGRLVVVSRDLTKAVKPYHVKTLQAALDDWDTFKPDLEELYGRLNAGEVEESFDFDQAACESPLPRAYQWADGSAYVNHVELVRKARNAEMPESFWHDPLMYQGGSDAFIGPRDNIQMASEEYGIDMEAEVAVITGDVPMGATPEMAEKEIRLLMTVNDVSLRNLIPGELAKGFGFFQSKPSSAFSPVAVTPDELGDKWDGKRVYLPLVTYLNDDLLGNPDCGVDMVFDFPTLVAHAAKTRPLRAGAIVGSGTISNKDESTGSSCLAEVRMLEIIADGAPTTPFMRFGDSVSIEMLDDSGNSIFGKIHQTVEKYDL; this comes from the coding sequence ATGAAATTAGCAACTCTAAAAGATGGTAGCCGTGATGGCCGTTTGGTGGTGGTGAGCCGCGATTTGACAAAAGCGGTGAAGCCGTACCATGTGAAAACTTTGCAGGCCGCTTTAGACGATTGGGATACTTTCAAGCCTGACTTGGAAGAGTTATATGGTCGCTTGAATGCTGGCGAAGTTGAAGAGAGCTTTGATTTTGATCAAGCCGCTTGCGAATCTCCTTTACCAAGAGCTTACCAATGGGCCGATGGTTCAGCTTATGTGAACCACGTTGAGTTAGTGCGAAAAGCGCGTAATGCGGAGATGCCAGAGAGTTTTTGGCACGATCCGTTAATGTATCAAGGCGGCAGTGATGCTTTTATTGGGCCGCGTGACAATATTCAAATGGCTTCCGAGGAATACGGTATTGATATGGAAGCGGAAGTGGCGGTGATCACAGGCGACGTACCTATGGGTGCGACTCCGGAGATGGCGGAGAAAGAAATTCGCTTGTTGATGACGGTGAATGATGTTTCTTTGCGTAATTTGATACCTGGTGAATTAGCCAAAGGTTTTGGTTTCTTCCAATCAAAGCCTTCTTCTGCTTTCTCGCCAGTGGCCGTAACGCCGGATGAGTTAGGTGATAAATGGGACGGTAAACGAGTTTACTTGCCATTAGTTACTTACCTTAATGACGATTTGTTGGGTAACCCTGACTGTGGTGTGGACATGGTGTTTGATTTTCCAACACTCGTGGCTCATGCGGCCAAAACTCGTCCATTAAGAGCGGGCGCTATTGTTGGTTCAGGTACTATTTCTAATAAAGACGAGTCGACTGGCTCTTCTTGCTTAGCCGAAGTGCGGATGTTGGAGATCATTGCAGACGGCGCGCCGACAACCCCATTTATGCGTTTTGGTGACTCAGTCAGTATCGAAATGCTTGATGATAGTGGCAATTCGATTTTCGGTAAAATTCACCAAACCGTCGAAAAATACGACCTGTAA
- the maiA gene encoding maleylacetoacetate isomerase, translated as MLKLYSYWRSTAAYRVRIALNLKRLSYQTIPVHLVKDGGEQHKLEYRAKNPQGLVPLLEHNGQFLSQSMAICEYLDETFEGPDLLPAEPFVKAQVRSVCQAIGCDIHPVNNLRILKYLQGELSVSDEAKGAWYHHWIQQGFSALEQQLSQFNATDGEVASFAFGQEPTLADAFIVAQMYNARRFDVDLTPYPRLVAIEQHCLTLDAFKDAQPESQPDAV; from the coding sequence ATGCTAAAACTTTATAGTTACTGGCGATCCACCGCAGCTTATCGGGTGCGAATTGCTCTAAATTTAAAGCGCTTATCCTACCAAACCATTCCAGTGCATCTGGTTAAAGATGGTGGCGAGCAGCATAAACTTGAATACCGAGCAAAAAATCCGCAAGGGCTAGTGCCCTTGTTGGAGCATAATGGTCAATTCTTAAGCCAGTCGATGGCGATTTGTGAGTATTTGGATGAGACCTTTGAGGGGCCTGATTTACTGCCTGCTGAACCTTTTGTCAAAGCGCAAGTCAGAAGTGTGTGCCAAGCAATAGGTTGCGACATTCACCCCGTGAATAATTTGCGTATTTTGAAGTATTTGCAAGGCGAACTGAGTGTTTCTGATGAAGCTAAAGGCGCTTGGTATCATCACTGGATTCAGCAAGGATTCAGCGCACTGGAGCAACAATTAAGCCAGTTCAACGCCACCGATGGCGAGGTTGCTAGTTTTGCCTTTGGTCAAGAGCCAACATTGGCGGATGCATTTATCGTGGCGCAAATGTACAATGCGCGCAGATTTGACGTGGATTTAACGCCTTATCCGCGCTTGGTTGCCATTGAGCAACACTGTTTAACATTAGATGCGTTCAAAGACGCACAACCCGAATCACAACCGGATGCCGTATAA
- a CDS encoding DUF3466 family protein, whose translation MKTRLFIKTLIASAVTFGLGFAMAAPYEIIDLGKVEGGTNSFAYGINNAGEVVGYGNGPLSEDENGNLVREFNSHALFFLDSGVLDLLALEGGIASVALSINDGGVIVGYSDEVRTETTDEGNEIEIRENFATIFNGSGITKIPGLDELTGAKAFDINNSGIVVGNAFVDLDDDDTTPNVNRGFVVNSSNGEGLVVLPSLREDPDGGQTHPLSINDNGDIVGWTQYDEDSDSAGIRGFLTNVSDPAQLEELPNIGTLVTIASDINNNGVIVGYARRRSNSTRTVAFKYDPATDNELKQLPYFDSDYDNATANAINDNEQIVGQALVSVPTAGLNTGFLYEDGQLKDLNDLIPCDSGWRIDSATNINNNGEIIGYGLREDVIDGETMFEVRAFKLEPTGDAVEVCETPDEDDSDGGGSFSWFGLSLLALFGLRRKRNQQ comes from the coding sequence ATGAAAACCAGATTATTTATAAAAACATTGATCGCTAGCGCAGTGACTTTTGGCCTGGGTTTTGCCATGGCTGCCCCTTATGAAATTATCGATTTAGGCAAAGTAGAAGGTGGAACTAATAGTTTTGCTTATGGCATCAATAACGCTGGTGAAGTCGTTGGTTATGGTAATGGTCCGTTAAGCGAAGATGAAAACGGAAACTTGGTTAGAGAGTTTAATAGCCATGCGCTGTTTTTTTTAGACTCTGGCGTATTGGATTTGCTAGCACTTGAAGGCGGTATTGCTAGTGTTGCTCTGTCAATAAATGACGGTGGCGTTATTGTTGGTTATTCCGATGAAGTGAGAACAGAAACCACTGATGAAGGTAATGAAATCGAAATTCGTGAAAATTTTGCCACCATTTTTAATGGTAGTGGTATCACAAAAATCCCAGGGTTAGATGAATTAACGGGTGCGAAAGCTTTCGATATTAATAACAGTGGGATTGTTGTTGGTAACGCCTTTGTTGATTTAGATGATGATGATACTACGCCTAATGTTAATAGGGGGTTTGTAGTTAACAGTAGCAACGGTGAAGGCTTAGTCGTACTTCCTTCTTTAAGGGAGGATCCTGATGGCGGTCAGACTCATCCTTTAAGTATAAATGATAATGGTGATATTGTCGGTTGGACTCAATATGATGAAGACAGTGATTCGGCAGGCATTCGCGGCTTTTTAACTAATGTTAGTGATCCCGCGCAATTAGAAGAGCTACCAAATATTGGTACCTTGGTTACCATTGCGTCTGATATTAACAATAATGGAGTTATTGTAGGCTACGCCCGTAGAAGATCCAACTCTACCAGAACCGTTGCCTTCAAATATGATCCCGCAACAGATAATGAGTTAAAGCAACTACCTTACTTTGACTCGGACTACGACAATGCGACGGCAAATGCTATAAATGATAATGAGCAGATAGTGGGACAAGCGTTGGTATCAGTTCCTACAGCGGGTCTAAATACCGGCTTTTTGTACGAAGATGGTCAGTTAAAAGATCTAAATGATCTTATTCCATGTGATTCAGGTTGGCGTATCGATAGTGCAACCAACATAAACAATAATGGCGAAATCATTGGTTATGGGTTACGTGAAGATGTGATTGATGGTGAAACCATGTTTGAAGTTAGAGCATTTAAACTAGAACCTACTGGTGATGCTGTAGAAGTATGCGAGACGCCTGACGAAGACGATAGCGATGGTGGCGGTAGCTTTAGTTGGTTTGGACTTTCGTTATTAGCATTGTTTGGGTTACGAAGAAAAAGAAATCAGCAATAA